CTCGGGCGGGTTTGAATACTTGAGTTACGTGAGATTAACCTTCAATAATGCTTTTCCGATAATGATTAGGGGGTACTCCAACCACTTTTTTAAAAGAAGTACTGAAATAATGCTGAGTATCATAACCTGTTTTTTCAGCAATTTCATGCATCGTTAATTTCGTCCCTGCGAGCATGCGTATCGCCATTTTGATTCGAACATGCGTTAGCATACCAATAAAAGATTGACCTGACTCTTGCTTGAAAATTCGGCTCAAATAGACTGACGATACGCCCAGTTCATCTGCTACTCCCTCTAGTGTCAATTCGGGGTCGTTGTACCTCTCCTCAATAATATCCCGCGCTCTTCTAACAAAGTCGGACATTCGCGCTTCCCGATTTACCATTGTCTTCGCTGCGGTGTACAGATCTGGCAAATCATTATTCTCGTCATTTAACTGGAAGCTAACGAGTACAGACAAGTTCAAATATTTCTGGCAAGCTTCCGCAATACGGGTACCAATCATGCTATCCTTGCACCCCCAAACCAATACGACGATCATCCCAGTTTGATCGCGGAAGTGAACATAATTTTCGGCTTCAATCAGCTCTTCAATTACGTTCTCAATCGCGAACAGCAGCAGTTGCCGATCCTTCTCAGATAAAAACACCTTTCCTTTGGACTGTTCCGGCCAACGGATAACTCCAACCAACTCAGGCGTTTGCTCTGGCATTTGGAGGAAAGCTAATTGCCCAGCGATCTCATCTTCGCTAATATCTCCCTCAATCCATTCCAAGCAAAACCGCTCGCGAAGTAACGATACATTCTTATCGATCTGTTTAGAAGCTATATCAAGTATCTTTTCGTTTGTAGCATCCAAATCCAGTCTCCTGGCGATTGCCGCAAGCACCTCCATTAACTGTCCCGGATTTACAGGCTTTAGAATGTAATCGTCTACCTTGAGCTTGATCGCTCTTTTAGCGTATGCAAATTCATCATGACCCGTAATTATGATTATTTTACAGTTAGGAAGCTGCTCGCGAAGCTCACTGATCAGAGTAAGACCATCCATAATTGGCATGCTAAGATCCACAATGAGGATATTCACTTGTTCACGGAGTGCCAACTCCAGGGCTTCTTCTCCATCTTCTGCTTCAGCGACCACCTGCAGATTCAATCTGTCCCAATCTACCGAACTTCTGATTCCTTCCCGAATAATGAACTCATCATCAGCTATGATCACTTTCCACTTCTGCTCCATGCTTCTACTCCTCTCGGTGCATAATAGGATGACGAATCGTAACGGTAGTCCCTACCTTTATCACACTTTCAATTGTAATTCCATAGGGTGCACCGTAACTTAAATGGATGCGCTCCTGTACATTCCTAAGTCCATAGCTATTAGAACCCCCGTTGTCTTCCTCCGCTTTTTCCTGGGGGATGGGCTGTGTATAATCTAAATGACCAACCTGCTCCAGTTGCATGCGAAGGCTATTCAATTTGTCCTCGTCCATTCCTTTTCCAGTATCTTCAATCGTAATTACAACCATATCTTGATCTGCTACTGCTCGAATTGATATGAGGCCAGGTCCACGGCGCTCCTTAATACCATGATAGATTGCATTTTCCACAACCGGCTGCAAAATTAGCTTGAGCACGAACAGATTCATCAAGCTCGGTTCTATATCAATTTCATAATTCAACTTGTCTTTATAGCGTGTCTTCTGGATCATTAGATAGCTACGAATATGCTCGAATTCGTCCGAGAGAGGTATCATCTCCTTCCCCCTACTAAGTCCTATTCGAAACAGACGGGACAAGGATTCCACTACTTCCGTCGCCTCATAAGCACCATCTTTTCTAGCCAACCATTGGATCGTATCCAGCGTATTGTACAGAAAATGAGGTTGGATATGAGCCTGCAAGCTTCGTAGTTCAGCTTCCCGCTTCAAGCGTTGCTCCTCACTTACCTGTCTAAGTAAACGTTTTATTTGGGCAAGCATTTGGTTGAAGCTGTGCCCGAGCATTCCAACTTCATCTCGGCGCTTGCCATTATATCGAATACTCATATTTCCACTTTCAACTTTATGCATAAATGATGATAATTGAGAAATCGGTCTAGATATCGAATAGGACAAGTAATAAGATGCCGCAATTCCCAGCATACTGACTAGGAACACAAAGGATACAATATATAAATTAATCTCGTGAACTCCCTGCACAGTTTCTTGCATTGGAAATACACCTACAGTTGTCCAACCGGTAAAAGAAGACTTTTGAAAAATATATTGGAA
Above is a window of Paenibacillus segetis DNA encoding:
- a CDS encoding response regulator gives rise to the protein MEQKWKVIIADDEFIIREGIRSSVDWDRLNLQVVAEAEDGEEALELALREQVNILIVDLSMPIMDGLTLISELREQLPNCKIIIITGHDEFAYAKRAIKLKVDDYILKPVNPGQLMEVLAAIARRLDLDATNEKILDIASKQIDKNVSLLRERFCLEWIEGDISEDEIAGQLAFLQMPEQTPELVGVIRWPEQSKGKVFLSEKDRQLLLFAIENVIEELIEAENYVHFRDQTGMIVVLVWGCKDSMIGTRIAEACQKYLNLSVLVSFQLNDENNDLPDLYTAAKTMVNREARMSDFVRRARDIIEERYNDPELTLEGVADELGVSSVYLSRIFKQESGQSFIGMLTHVRIKMAIRMLAGTKLTMHEIAEKTGYDTQHYFSTSFKKVVGVPPNHYRKSIIEG
- a CDS encoding cache domain-containing sensor histidine kinase; its protein translation is MRTKWLQFDNWSIRDKLILHILLISIFPALCLGLLISWVTSSTIEEQVNGQTSQLIGNVNKSLDYHASNMQNVSYLISFNPEIGKFFANGAGAFSGEQERYNTLKFLQGFTTLHSEIAGIMIVNNNGEYMSNEMYARSSRNLTSENWYQEAVTAKGIFKLIGHPVKRNVTSHANYKDEEVVSFVRAVLDPETQAVQGVVLIDFKSRLIAEMVRDVRLGKSGYLMVIDDKGDMLYAPKNSIADQLDRTRILADTVGDFTEKIDDKPFQYIFQKSSFTGWTTVGVFPMQETVQGVHEINLYIVSFVFLVSMLGIAASYYLSYSISRPISQLSSFMHKVESGNMSIRYNGKRRDEVGMLGHSFNQMLAQIKRLLRQVSEEQRLKREAELRSLQAHIQPHFLYNTLDTIQWLARKDGAYEATEVVESLSRLFRIGLSRGKEMIPLSDEFEHIRSYLMIQKTRYKDKLNYEIDIEPSLMNLFVLKLILQPVVENAIYHGIKERRGPGLISIRAVADQDMVVITIEDTGKGMDEDKLNSLRMQLEQVGHLDYTQPIPQEKAEEDNGGSNSYGLRNVQERIHLSYGAPYGITIESVIKVGTTVTIRHPIMHREE